The genomic interval TCACCACCGACGTGATGGCGGGGCATCCGTTCGAAAGCGGGGGAGATGCGAAGGCGACATACGACTTCTGTAAAGAAATGCGTTTTGCGAAACTCCATGTGTTCCGCTATTCCGTCCGCGAGGGAACGCCGTCGGCGCAGATGCCGCAGCTCCCTGATCGGGAGAAGAGCGAACGCGCGCGTACGCTTGCCGCGCTCGATATCGAGCTCAGGAGGAATTTCCGCGAGTCGCTCATCGGACGCGAGACAGCGGTCGCTGTCGAGACGAAGGGGCAGGGGTATTTCGAAGGCCTTGCAAGCGAATACATGCACTGCACGGTACTGACAGCGGAGGACCATCCGGAACGCTCGCTCGTGCCGGTGCGTTATGTCCGCGTTAATGGTGAGACGATGATGTGCGAACCGTTGTAATTATACAATCCCTTGCAATTTCCCGACGTAATACTATTATAAATCATCCGATAGTGCGGAGGTTTCCCATGATCCGATATTTCATCTCCCTTTTCGCCATTCTCAGTTTTACCGTATATACCGGCGAAATCACCGTCGATATGCTGCCGGCATCCGGCGGGAACATCAAGGTCCATTTCATCAAGCATGCGACGCTCGTCATCGAGCATGGGGCGCTCGTCATACACGTCGATCCCGCGCAGCAGTACACCGATTATAAAAAGCAGCCGAAGGCCGACATCGTGCTCGTGACGCATGAGCATGGCGACCATTGCGATGCGAACGCGCTTGCCCTCATCATGAAGAAGGATACCGCCGTCATCGGCAATGCAGGCGCGGTTGCGAAACTTAAGACCGGACAGGCATTGTCGAACGGGCAGTCGCTCGCGGTGAAGGGTATTACCATACGCGCGGTGCCGGCATACAATACGACGCCGGGACGTTCGATATTCCACCCCAAGGGCCGCGATAATGGCTATGTGCTCACTATCGGCGGTACGCATATCTACATCGGCGGCGATACCGAGGATATCCCGG from Spirochaetota bacterium carries:
- a CDS encoding MBL fold metallo-hydrolase translates to MIRYFISLFAILSFTVYTGEITVDMLPASGGNIKVHFIKHATLVIEHGALVIHVDPAQQYTDYKKQPKADIVLVTHEHGDHCDANALALIMKKDTAVIGNAGAVAKLKTGQALSNGQSLAVKGITIRAVPAYNTTPGRSIFHPKGRDNGYVLTIGGTHIYIGGDTEDIPEMKDLKDIEIAFLPMNQPYTMTIPQAVNAMRMIRPKITYPYHYGNTDIRKFQEAAKSETYTEVRIREMQ